The DNA sequence ACGTCTCGACTGCCCCGAAAGGAACATTTCTTCCAACGTTTCACCCCGAGTCGGGGCGGGGAACATTGTTCCGAATCTCGAAAACGTGGGCAGGACGGGCAGCTCgtttcctgccccgcccccgtgTCATTCCGATCCCAAGCCCTGCTCATGCATAGACCCCAAAGCCCTTTGCAAACGAGGTTGGGATCATTAGCCCCATTcaacagttggggaaactgaggcatggacgggggcagtgacttgcccaagctcgtCGGGCAGCAGAGACAGGAAGAGACCCTGCTGTCTGGACGCTTAGGCcggtgctctatccactaggccctATGACCTGAGGAGGGTTGAGATCATCCCAGGCTTGCGGGGGAGGGAGTTGGAGCAGGTACCTAACACAGGAGGGGAGCCTGCCCCCGCACGCTCCCCAGGaggctgccagggacagagactgCAGAAGGAGGGCCGGGGCCTGTGGGTCACCCTGGCTGGCTGaggcagtgggggcgggggccagacggggcagggtgggggggtcacTGTGCCCTGCTTGTCTCACTAGTCCCCCTGGGGGGGTTCCATTCCCAGGGCGCCTCCTCCAGCCTTGTGGTGAAATTCGCCGACACGGAGAAGGAGCGGGGCCTGCGCCGGATGCAGCAGGTGGCCAACCAGCTGGGCATGTTCAGCCCCATCGCCCTGCAGTTTGGGGCCTACAGCGCCTACACCCAAGCAGTAAGGGGCTCCCTGTCGACGTGGGCGCTGGGCTCTCAGCAGGGAcatggggggagcccagggctgggctagcagggggctgcgggtcgggattgaggggcaccggcagagctgggggatggggggagcccagggctgggctagcagggggctgcgggtcgggattgaggggcactggcagagctgggggatagggggagcccagggctgggctagcagggggctgcgggtcgggattgaggggcaccggcagagctgggggatggggggagcccagggctgggctagcagggggctgcgggtcgggattgaggggcaccggcagagctgggggatggggggaggccagggttgggctagcaggaggctgcgggtcgggattgaggggcaccggcagagctgggggatggggggagcccagggctgggctagcagggggctgtgggtcaggattgaggggcaccaacagagctggggcatggggggagcccagggctgggctagcaggaggctgcgggtcgggattgagaggcacaggcagagctgggggatggggggagcccagggcggggacagcaggaggctgtgggtcaggattgaggggcaccggcagagctggaggggccgggACAGCGGGGCATGTCCCCCCCAGTCCTTGTGCCCTTGCAGACaggccttcccccatccccccagcagcCCAGCGGATGTCCCCTGACCCCCCTGACCTCCccgtctctttctctccccccgcaGCTAatgcagcagcaggcagccctGGTCGCTGCTCACTCCGCCTACCTCAACCCCATGGCCACCATGGCGGCCGTCCAGATGCAGCAGATGGCCACCATCAATCCCAACGGCCTCATCGCCACGCCCCTCacgcccctcaccccctcctcagGTAGGGCCGGCGCGGGCCAGGCTCCCATGCCAACCCCTCCTGGCCGAGGAGGGGCCACGCCAGGGAGCCAGCGGAGTGGGCAAAGCCCCGCCCGAGCAGCAggctgcagagggggaggggaagggcgaGCCGGGAGCTGGCACCCAGCCGGGATCTCctcatgggtggggggagggcccaGAACCcgtcccacccccccacactgcATCTCTCGCCCGCAGGTACCAGCACGCCGCCCGCCATCGCCGCCACCCCTGTGTCCGCCATCCCGGCCACGCTCAGCGTCAACGGCTACAGCCCGGTCCCCACGCAGACCACGGGGCAGCCGGCCTCCGAGGCCCTCTACACCAACGGGGTCCACCCGTACCCAGGTAcgcaccccacccccgccctgcctgctccccccgccctggcTCAGCCAGGGGCTCCCCggtaaccccctcccccctcgtctcCCCTCGCAGCTCAGAGCCCGGCCGCCCCCGTGGACCCCCTGCAGCAGGCCTACGCCGGGATGCAGCACTACACAGGTCTGGCGCCCCGCCCCGGGGTGGGGGCGCTGGAAGGGGCcccgggcaggggtgggggctggaggtaGCCACATGGTGGGACGTCGCGGGCGCTGGCACCAGATCTGAGCAGCACCAGGGCGTGGCAGTGCTGGCCTCACCCCCCGGGATGTTGGGGGCAGTGGGCAGCCTGGGGGATGGAGGCTATGGGGCGGGGGCTCCCTGCGGGTGGAGGGGcctggggggacagggggagtggggagcagcgGGGGAAGGGAGCTGGGCCAGCGATGGAGGCTTCAGGgctgggcccagatcctcccCTTGGGGGCGCGTAGGCCCAGCCCGAGGGGTCGCTCACGCCCTCCTTTGCCTCTGCACCAGCCGCCTACCCCGCTGCCTACGGGCTGGTGAGCCCGGCCTTCCCCCAGCAGCCGGCCATCCTCACACAGCAGCCgcccccgcagcagcagcagcaacgggAAGGTAAgtggggcccggggccactgCCCCCCCAATTTCACCCCATcatccccccagtgccccctaggcaccaccccccacagcctccccccagcacctcctaggCACCGCCCCCCGACATCATCCCCAGCACCCTCTGGGCACTGCCCCCCGACAtcatccccccccagcacctcctaggcaccgcccccccatatcatccccccagcacccccagaccCTGTCCCCCTGAAAccacccccagctgtgcccctggGCCCCTCACATCCCTTGTCAATGCCAGGAGCCCTGCCCCAACACCTCTCAGTAGGCCTGGGGTCACCATGGACTTGCCTCACTGTGCACCTCAGGACTCCCACATCTTCCCTGAGGACCCCAACACTTCACAGAGGAAGTCCAGAGCATGGGAGATCTACAGGGATCCAGAACGGGGGCCAGAATGAGAGGATCTAGAGTGGTCTAGAACACGGGGTCCAGAGCAGGGGGCTCTAGAGGGGTCCACACTGGGGAGTCCAGAACGAGAGGTCTAGAATGGGGGTCCAGACTGTTGGATCTACAGGGGTCCAGAGCCGTGGGATCTAGAAGGGTCGAGGATGTGGGGGGCCACAGTTGGAGGATATAGAGTGGTCTAGAACAGGGAGTCCAGAGCGAGGGGGGTCTGGAATGGGGGGGTCCAGACTGGGGTATCCAGAGTGAAGGGTATAGAGGAGTCCAGGATGGGAGGTCCAGAGCAGAAGGCTCTGGGGGGTCCAGTGTGGAGGATCTAGAACAGGAGGCCCAGCATGGGGGATCTAGAATGGGGGCCCAGCATGGGGCCCAGTGTGTGCGATCTAGAAAGGGGCCCGGTGTGGGGGGGATCTAGAACGGGGGCCCAGCATGGGGGCATCTAAGGGAAATCCAAGGGTGTGGCGTGTCCTGAGCACCCGCCCACTCTCACCCGCCTCCTCTCCGCAGGCCCCGAGGGCTGTAACATCTTCATCTACCACCTGCCCCAGGAGTTCACTGACTCCGAGATCCTGCAGATGTTCCTGCCCTTCGGGAACGTCATCTCTGCCAAAGTCTTCGTGGATCGGGCGACCAATCAGAGCAAATGTTTCGGTAAGGCCAGCCAATGGGCTTCCCCGGCCCCTTCCTGCTGCATTGTGGGCCAGTGGCCGGCCCGCTGAGCAGCCGACTCAGCCAGTGGGCACCGGGGCGAGGGGCCGACCTCCCAGGCAAAGGATTGTTGCGACCCCTCATGTAGACAGGGGCTGATGCTGAGGCTTCCCCAGCGGATCTGCCCAGACCAGGGCTCTCCTAGccccatctcctgtcacccacaGCAGCTGGCACCGGGGAGCAAACCCTGCGTCAGGCACCCTCTACCTGCCACTGATAGATGCCCCCAGACCCGAGCTTCGGGGAGGAGATCCCGGGTTCCTGGCCCCCAAGGACGGGGCAGCTGGGCATACCGCAGCCCTGGTGCCAAGCTGAGCCTCCGGGTACGGAGCTGCCCACCCCGAGCCAGGCACCCACGGGGGTACTGCCCTagccatgaacaaagggctagttGGGTCTCCCAGGGCCACTCAgccttctctgcctctctctgcccccctcctctccccctgcctctcTACCCCTCCCCGGCGCccaccccctctctctgccccccacctgccccctccccagggttCGTAAGTTTTGACAATCCCGCCAGCGCCCAGGCTGCCATCCAGGCCATGAACGGCTTCCAGATCGGCATGAAGCGCCTGAAAGTGCAGCTCAAGCGACCGAAAGACGCCAACCGGCCGTACTAAGGCCCCAGGTgggtgccctgcccccccacacacacacagggacccCCAAACACAGctggggggggcacagcaggCTGGGCTGGTGAGCTTCTGCGtaatgggagtgggggtgaggccCTGGCTGTGTTACCTCCCGCCGGACAGAGCCCTCTGGGGTAACGCTGGGCAGCTCCGCTCTCAGGGTGTACAGCCCTGGGGCCTTTTGGCCACAAGAGGGcaacagcccccagccctgggcaggaCTGAGCCGAGGGCCCCGGAAAAatggggggtgcggtacgggggccatGGTGGaagacgggtccccctgctcccagcgcgactgtcaaccggggcggactgtcctcagtgcgccccgaccaatttcaatggcatttttgTGATTCCCCCTCTACACAGGCACACACAGGCACAAAAATCCACACACACGGATACAGGCACACACAGGTACACACACCCGGGcgcacacagatacacacacatgggcacacacagatacacacacatggGCACACACagctatacacacatacacaagcgcacacacagctacacacacacacatacagatacaTGCCCGAGCATactcagatacacacacacacacacacacacaggcacacaccttTACACATGCACATGGGCACATATATAGGTACGTGTGACCACACATATATGCATGTGGGCACACACAGGTCcccacagatacacacacataagcacacacaggcacacacacatgcagctggGCACACACACGGGCACACACATAtattcctgcacacacacacacacacacacacacacagatgtgtaCATACACATAAGAACAGctgcactgggtcagaccaaaggtccatctagcccagtatcctgtctgccgacagtggccaatgccagatgccacagagggaatgaacagaacaggctcaTGGGCATACGTACGCACACACGTATACGCACATACGCGGGCACACAGGTACATCCGCATGTACACACACGTggagacacatacacacattcaAGGGCACACATATATTACACACGCACatataaatacacacatgcaGTGTACAggcacccaccccaccccccacacactcacacacgggcacacacacactcacacacacatacactgcacacacacagctacacatGCCCTTGGGCACACatacatatgtacacacacatgcttatatacacacacacacatacatgcccctatgtctctctcacacacacacacacacaggttgtcTGACCAGCTCTGGCTGGAATCAGGGCATGTGGGACGTGGCAACATGTGACATTTGGACAAAACTTACATTTTGCTTGCAAAGTTGCCGCGCCGTTTCCCGTGCCAGCGAGAAAGCAGGAGACCTGCAACCAGCCGCTCCCTGACCTGTTCATCGAGCCGTTCAAATAACCAAGTGTCTCGAAGCTgcgccagctcccccccccaagcaaaGGGCAGAAATGCACCCCTCCTGCGTGCACACACGGGATTACTATTTAGCCgctgagatcaaggccccagtgcgccgggcgctgcacagacacagaatgaGCCACTGTCCCGCTCCAAAGACCCCATTGGCCAAATCGCCAGGGGAGTAAATGACCCTGAAGGCTTTATGCAGGGTGGAAGGAAAAGCCACAACACGACAAAGTCCCACCAGATCAAGCATTAAAATAACAGTGATAATAAtgcgcccccccccactccccccacaaatAATGCACGATATCTCCATAGCTGTCGCACATGTAGcccgacccccaccccacccccgtctaTCTTAGAGATCCGTATAACAGACTTTCACCCTGTATTTTAAGAAAGAAGAACATAACCTCCTGCTAGCAGTTCTTTCCGGCTGTGCTGCGCAGAGCCCTGTCTCAGCCAGGTGAAGACCCCCAGCGCGGCGTagcgtggggcagggggcggggtctgtgcgtgtctgtgtgtgttgtggCACGTGAACGTATCCTGCTTTTGTTCTGATACCTGTTCTCCATGCGCGGCTCACGGGGGTTGTGTCTCGTTCTGCATCGGtttgatttggtttggtttttttgcttgttCATTTGTTTCGTGGCGTCTTTGTCATTGACCTGAGTTTCTTTTTTGCACATAAAAGAGACAGAGGGACAGCATGGGGGCCAGATTTAACTGCGTCGCAGTGGCAGGCTCCATTTCTTTAAGGATTTACTGTAATCCTCATTGCATTCACTCTTAGAACCcagccgagatcggggccccgttgctgcccagaccctgactgAGGACAGAGCCTCAtcatgccaggtgctgcacagggccctgctgagatcagggccccgttgtgccgggcgctgcacagaccctggccgagatcagggcccccatcaTGCCGAGCACTGCACAGGCCCCAGCTgaggtcagggccctgttgtgtcaggtgctgcacagacagtgAGAGGCAGGTCCTGCCCCAAGTTGCTTATGGTCTAAACAAACGAAGagttgggggagaggcagggttattgaccccattgtacagatgagcaATTGAGACACAGAGCAACAAAGTGATGTgaccaggtcacacaggaaatctgtagcagagGAAGGATTTGAGCCCAGGtcttctgggtcccagcccaggccctTCTCTGCAAGCCCATCCTTTGTTTCTCGGTGCCTAGAGAACGCCACAGTCCCTCCCTGTGCTCTCTCTTCACCGGCTGGGCTCGTGTTCTGCTGGGCCTCGGTCAGCGGAGGCAGGGGAGATCTAGGCTGAACAGACCGGGACCAGGGGGTCCCCAGTGGCTGGGAGTCTGCCCAAGCCGATGGGGTTTGCTTTGCAGGGTGAGGAGTCTTGGGGGTAGCGGGAGGGGTGCCCTTGATGCTGAAATTTACAAACACGAGCCAGGCTTGGGCCTCCTGACTGAACGGCCTGGGGGTCAGAGAACCCGCAGCTCCCTCTGGCGTCACGCCCCGTGCCTCGGTCTGGGACCTCGTGTTTGGAAACGCCAGCCTCTGGGTGTTCGGTGTGCAGGGGGAAACGTGGGCACTGGGACAGAGCCGCTTGCTGGGAAGAACGGGGTGGGTTGGATTACAGACGTTTGTCCGAAACAGTTTGGTGAGGAGAGGACAGCCACAgagggggagcccggggctgggatagCAGTGGGGGCGGGGGTACAAACCAGCCCCTGCTGACCCCATCTCTCAGTCACCCCCGTCGGTTAGCACCAGAttcagctcagcccctgcaaaggCCTCATTCCCCTGCTCCAGGCCCGGGAGCCGGAGTTGGAGCCTGGCTGCTCCAGCTGTATGCCAGCATGGGGCAGAACGCCGCCCCTGGGGAGTGAAGCAGGGACCTGATCCCGCTCCTGTGGGGTGAGATCAGGCCACCAAAGTGCACATGGGTCCCGGCTCTGGGGCTCCGTGCCACTGGCCGATAGCGTGGTCCCTGCACCCTGCCACCGGACAGCAGGCCTAGCGTGGAGGCCTCACCCGCCCTGgtcccagtccctccccccagcccgagATCCTGGCATGCCCACACCCCATTCCCCCAGCATCCTATCCATCTCACCCAGGGCCATTCTCAGACAAGTCCCTGACTCCCATATTCTGTGTCTCTCCCTCCGCCCGCTGGAGCTGCTGGCGCAACCTGGTCACAGGGTGCAGTGCCCGGGGCCTGGACGGGCTAGCACCGgaaccctgcaccccccccccagagccgtgcacccccacacacaccggtGCGGTAACCAGCCAACCAGCTGGCATGAGGCACGCCCGCTGCATGTGGCATGAAGATGCCCGTTTCCCATCAGCCGTGTCGTTCCTTCCCATCAGTTTATTTTCTCgttctctttttttcttcatcttttttttcctcctttgctgGGAAAAAAGGAAGCTCGGGCATGAATCGGGGGGGCATGGGGCTGAGGCTCACAGGTTCCCTCCCCCAAGCCTCTGCTACCCACAGGACCCGGGCCCCATCACTCGCACGCTGCCCATCAGGCCTGGTACCAGCTGAGGGTCGGGGTAAAGGGAGGCAAGCGGATTAGCAGGGAGAAGCGATTGGAAGGCCAGTGAGCATGGACCAGCGAGTGACTGTGGGGCGAGGCAACGGCCCCCGCTTAGGGTTAGCAGGCATCAGCCCCTCTCCGAGCTCCaacattcccccccacacaccgccCCCGGCACTGGGACAGACCCAAAACACCCAGCTCCATGAGAGCGCTATTTTCTGTATTGCAACCCTAGGCTGAGGCTGCAGACCAGAGGGAaaggcagcccccaccccccaccccaaagagctcTGTCTAGGCAAAGGGGAAATGGCCCGGAGAAGTGGCTTGTCTTGGGTCAGCCGACAGCTCAGTGGAACCAGGACTAGATTCCCCCCAGGGCCGACGTCTGGCAAAGCAGCCAGTGAGACACCCCCCATCAAAGCTCTGAGCCCTCTGGCGAGTCAGGCCTTTGACGGGGTCCCAACCCTGGCCTCCCCCAATCAGTGCCGGGGCTTTGCACTTTCCCGGACGCACGACAGAGCAAAACACAGCAGTTCCCGGCGGTGACATccccagggcaggggtttggcgGGGAATGGTCCGAAACAAACCATATTGTGTCTCTTTTACTGTGTAAGAAACAAGGTGATTTACAGACAGAGCTGACTTGAccttttcccttttcttatttaaaaacaaaaacaaaaaaatcccaaatcccGTTTTCTTTCTTTGCTGCTTTAACCCCCCACCCCGGCAGGGTTACCAATCATATCTTGAGACGCCTCTGTCGCTAGCCATCCTTCGCTGTCACAAGAGCCGTAGCACCGCCCCCTTGTAAGTTGCATCCGCTGGACCGACCGAAGTGTTGTATCTTGATCTCGCTCGCGGGACTCTTCCGCTTCCTTGTCCCCTGTGGTTGGTGGTGTTTGGCTCCA is a window from the Malaclemys terrapin pileata isolate rMalTer1 chromosome 21, rMalTer1.hap1, whole genome shotgun sequence genome containing:
- the CELF3 gene encoding CUGBP Elav-like family member 3 isoform X2, giving the protein MNRPIQVKPADSESRGEDRKLFVGMLGKQQTDEDVRKMFEPFGNIDECTVLRGPDGTSKGCAFVKFQTHAEAQAAINTLHGSRTLPGASSSLVVKFADTEKERGLRRMQQVANQLGMFSPIALQFGAYSAYTQALMQQQAALVAAHSAYLNPMATMAAVQMQQMATINPNGLIATPLTPLTPSSGTSTPPAIAATPVSAIPATLSVNGYSPVPTQTTGQPASEALYTNGVHPYPAQSPAAPVDPLQQAYAGMQHYTAAYPAAYGLVSPAFPQQPAILTQQPPPQQQQQREGPEGCNIFIYHLPQEFTDSEILQMFLPFGNVISAKVFVDRATNQSKCFGFVSFDNPASAQAAIQAMNGFQIGMKRLKVQLKRPKDANRPY
- the CELF3 gene encoding CUGBP Elav-like family member 3 isoform X1 — protein: MKEPDAIKLFIGQIPRNLEEKDLKPIFEQFGKIYELTVIKDKYTGMHKGCAFLTYCARESALKAQSALHEQKTLPGMNRPIQVKPADSESRGEDRKLFVGMLGKQQTDEDVRKMFEPFGNIDECTVLRGPDGTSKGCAFVKFQTHAEAQAAINTLHGSRTLPGASSSLVVKFADTEKERGLRRMQQVANQLGMFSPIALQFGAYSAYTQALMQQQAALVAAHSAYLNPMATMAAVQMQQMATINPNGLIATPLTPLTPSSGTSTPPAIAATPVSAIPATLSVNGYSPVPTQTTGQPASEALYTNGVHPYPAQSPAAPVDPLQQAYAGMQHYTAAYPAAYGLVSPAFPQQPAILTQQPPPQQQQQREGPEGCNIFIYHLPQEFTDSEILQMFLPFGNVISAKVFVDRATNQSKCFGFVSFDNPASAQAAIQAMNGFQIGMKRLKVQLKRPKDANRPY